Within Methanosarcinales archaeon, the genomic segment AGAACTGGAGCAATTACTCAGGCGAGAATTGTGCATGGGCTAAACAAATACCATTAAATGAATAATTAAGCCTTAGCAAAGGTTGACATATTTGAGTATGCTGAATATCCATTTATCTATTGGATACCCACACTGATACTGAATCCTTCAATCAACCCTCTTATGGTCTGGACCACACGTACTGTCTATCTTGTGCCTTCCCTTCCTCAGGCTGCCCTTCCATCGCATCAGGTCCGGCGGCAGGCCGAAGCGCTCTTAAGCAGGCCGCAGGATCGAGCGGGTACTTTTCTGGCAAATTTTCATTTATCCGACTGATGTTATTATGCTGAATCCTCTGACTCTTTCCAAAGCTAGGGCGGCCGAGTGGATGCAGGTACAGCGCAGACACAGGTGTGATGGCGGGCGGCGGGGGATTGGAGGCACCCTTTAATCTATGTTAAGAGATTGCACATTTTAGTCATAGTGATTCCCAATCTTTGTTATTATTACTCTGCATTCTCTATTACCCCGGCTATTCATAGCTCTGGACAAGCCTATTTTATGGTAATTATTGTGCTGCTTGAAGTATTGAACCCACCACGGATCATTGCAACAATTTTGTATGTCCCTTCCTTTTGTGGTCCCACTTCCAAACCACCATAGCCATGAGTATATACTATTGATGGATCCCATACAATTGAGACTTACTCCAATTACTTCTCCTGTATGAGCATCCATCCAAGCCTGAAAAGCCTTCATCCTGAATCCTTCCTCTTGACAAGATAGTAATACAACACCGCCCCTATAAAATGCACAAAGAAGATGGCAAGGCACCAAATCAGCTTATCATACTCGCCGCCGTTGGGGAACCGCTCGGTCGGCCTTTGCAGACAGTCTATCAGCATCCAGAGCCAGAAGGCAAAGGCTGCCATGACAATGACGGTATATATTCCGATTGCTATCATAATTTCACCTGTGCTTTTCGTTCTTCAGCATAATATTTATTTTCTGTATTTTATCAATTAAATATCCAATTCCCGCTCCGATTAAAGCCCCATAGATTGGAAATAGATTGATTGTAGATAGAATTGAAACAACTGAATTGGGAAGAGGTCCGTTTGAAAATATAAGATACAATACAAAGTATGTCCCTATAATGCATATGTAAATCGGGAGGAAAACAGTCATACTAAGATGGGACAGCCCTACGTATTCATGTGAC encodes:
- a CDS encoding PLDc_N domain-containing protein, whose protein sequence is MIAIGIYTVIVMAAFAFWLWMLIDCLQRPTERFPNGGEYDKLIWCLAIFFVHFIGAVLYYYLVKRKDSG